A window from Pseudobdellovibrionaceae bacterium encodes these proteins:
- a CDS encoding site-2 protease family protein, producing MEYLAKVALYFVPFLLALSFHEYAHAWMAKRKGDTTAEFLGRLSLNPTVHMDILGTVILPLVAIFFSGPFFGWAKPVPVNPRNFKDPVKDMFWVALAGPVSNFILAFLALIILVITALVFTVFLQDSASLFSAIKEFFNIFILINLFLGVFNLLPIHPLDGGKILARFLPFRWNAFLEKNQMMFNLILIYLFITGGLRVLAIPVYWMYNQMMGLVVLFI from the coding sequence ATGGAATATTTAGCAAAAGTGGCTTTGTACTTTGTGCCCTTTCTGTTGGCTTTATCTTTCCACGAATACGCGCATGCTTGGATGGCAAAACGCAAGGGAGACACCACTGCCGAGTTTTTAGGGCGTTTAAGCTTAAACCCTACGGTTCATATGGATATTTTGGGAACAGTGATTTTGCCTTTAGTAGCCATTTTTTTTTCGGGACCATTTTTTGGTTGGGCCAAGCCAGTTCCTGTAAATCCTAGAAACTTTAAAGATCCAGTTAAAGATATGTTTTGGGTGGCTTTGGCGGGGCCGGTGTCTAATTTTATTCTAGCTTTTTTAGCTTTAATCATTTTAGTAATTACAGCTCTTGTGTTTACTGTTTTTTTACAAGATTCAGCGTCACTGTTTTCTGCAATTAAAGAATTTTTTAATATTTTTATTTTAATTAATTTATTTTTAGGCGTATTTAATTTACTGCCTATTCACCCTTTGGACGGGGGTAAAATTTTAGCTCGATTTTTACCTTTTCGATGGAATGCATTTTTAGAAAAAAATCAAATGATGTTTAATTTAATTTTAATATATTTATTTATTACAGGAGGTTTGCGAGTATTGGCGATTCCTGTATATTGGATGTATAATCAAATGATGGGATTGGTAGTATTATTTATTTAA
- a CDS encoding segregation/condensation protein A: MSVRIQLKQFEGPLDVLLYLIRKHEMNIMDINIHEITSQYLAYIQRMKELNLDLAGDFISMAASLIQIKSKMILPREELEEEEELEDPRQNLVKQLLEYEKYKKAASGLYVNTLLGRDTWLRGNREKKEELPEAVLIVKDLAPLTLGQIYFNKIKNIKKQIYKVTAPLQGVSDRIRALLEIFSKGTNFLFSKLLQGQSKIEKRNSGLISFLSILEMVKLGAVSASQEVSSGEIYLTHKKTLDAEFLSKLEGSISSAN; this comes from the coding sequence ATGAGTGTAAGAATACAATTAAAGCAATTTGAAGGACCTTTAGATGTTTTGCTGTATTTAATCAGAAAACACGAAATGAATATTATGGACATTAATATTCATGAAATTACTTCGCAATACTTAGCATATATTCAAAGAATGAAAGAGTTAAATTTAGATTTAGCTGGAGATTTTATTTCTATGGCGGCAAGTTTAATTCAAATTAAATCTAAAATGATATTGCCAAGAGAAGAACTAGAAGAAGAGGAAGAGCTAGAAGACCCTCGACAAAATTTAGTAAAACAGCTGCTAGAATATGAAAAATATAAAAAAGCAGCCTCTGGCTTGTATGTTAATACCTTGTTGGGGCGAGACACTTGGCTGCGGGGAAATAGAGAAAAAAAAGAAGAGCTTCCAGAGGCGGTTTTAATTGTAAAAGATTTGGCCCCTTTAACACTAGGGCAAATTTATTTTAATAAAATAAAAAACATAAAAAAACAAATTTATAAAGTAACCGCTCCCTTACAAGGAGTGTCTGATCGTATTCGTGCATTGCTAGAGATATTTAGCAAGGGTACAAACTTTTTATTTTCTAAGCTATTGCAAGGTCAGTCGAAAATAGAAAAAAGAAACTCAGGGTTGATTAGTTTTTTATCCATACTAGAAATGGTTAAATTAGGGGCCGTTTCTGCTTCGCAAGAGGTGAGTTCTGGCGAAATTTATTTAACGCATAAAAAAACATTAGATGCTGAATTTTTATCTAAGCTAGAGGGAAGCATTTCTTCTGCTAATTAA
- the scpB gene encoding SMC-Scp complex subunit ScpB produces the protein MLNEQEKVSNKKHLEMNKSTLSILESLLFASEKPLSVNSIKLALEEKFSLASAEIKKYLSALQKEYEKQDRGIELVEINNAYQLRTKPENKDFVQALVRAKSFRLSPVSLEALSIIAYKQPCIKSVVDEVRGTDSSHLVRALMDRGLVKFCGKSELPGKPMLYATTDKFLEVFGLNKVSDLPSLSEVEELLPQDVLETKKTDPLSAITESLIEEQSCNDIQDQEELNKLAERLSGIEVVPEALKKKKEEEPASTEA, from the coding sequence ATGTTAAACGAGCAAGAAAAAGTTAGTAATAAAAAACATTTAGAAATGAACAAAAGCACACTCTCTATTTTAGAGTCTTTACTTTTTGCTTCAGAAAAACCCTTAAGTGTTAACTCCATTAAATTAGCATTAGAAGAAAAATTTTCCTTAGCCTCTGCAGAAATTAAAAAATACTTAAGTGCTTTACAGAAAGAATATGAAAAACAAGATCGAGGCATTGAGTTGGTAGAAATAAATAATGCTTATCAATTACGAACTAAACCAGAAAACAAAGATTTTGTACAAGCTTTAGTAAGAGCAAAAAGTTTTCGACTATCTCCGGTATCTTTAGAGGCGCTTTCTATTATTGCCTATAAACAACCATGTATTAAATCGGTTGTTGATGAAGTGCGGGGAACAGACTCTAGTCATTTAGTTAGAGCTTTAATGGACAGAGGTTTGGTTAAATTTTGTGGAAAAAGCGAACTGCCAGGAAAGCCAATGCTGTACGCTACTACCGATAAATTTTTAGAAGTTTTTGGTTTAAATAAGGTGTCTGACCTGCCAAGCCTTTCCGAGGTGGAAGAGCTTTTGCCACAAGATGTGTTAGAAACTAAAAAAACCGACCCACTAAGTGCAATCACAGAGAGTTTAATAGAAGAACAAAGTTGCAACGATATTCAAGACCAAGAGGAATTAAATAAATTAGCAGAAAGATTGTCTGGCATCGAAGTTGTTCCCGAAGCTTTGAAAAAAAAGAAAGAAGAAGAGCCTGCTTCTACAGAAGCGTAA
- the psd gene encoding phosphatidylserine decarboxylase (Phosphatidylserine decarboxylase is synthesized as a single chain precursor. Generation of the pyruvoyl active site from a Ser is coupled to cleavage of a Gly-Ser bond between the larger (beta) and smaller (alpha chains). It is an integral membrane protein.): MLWFIIQVLPKKCVSFFVGYFCSLNIPLLSKWATFVFYKKYKIDLSIAEEQSIKAYFNITSLFTRKLQEKARPIAKDAFWVHPADARLFSSGQLKNHQIFQAKSFFYDLKSFLALDYLSPKIQEKYLLESTFANAQYLDYYLCPTDYHRVHSPVSGEILAYCYVPGAYWPVNACSRTRVKNLFSKNERLIFYIKTTKGMVSLTMVGALCVGKIYNSISGDFVNKSIFKKGKATPVFKDNVRHFIKQGDELGVFYMGSTVICLLEPSCSFKKVFTQGQQTKMGSAALL, translated from the coding sequence ATGTTGTGGTTTATTATTCAAGTATTGCCTAAAAAATGCGTAAGTTTTTTTGTTGGGTATTTTTGCAGCTTAAATATACCATTGCTGTCTAAGTGGGCCACCTTTGTTTTTTATAAAAAATATAAAATTGATTTATCTATAGCAGAAGAACAAAGCATTAAGGCGTATTTTAATATCACCAGTTTGTTTACTAGAAAGTTGCAAGAAAAAGCTAGACCTATTGCAAAAGATGCTTTTTGGGTTCACCCTGCCGATGCACGGTTATTTTCTTCTGGGCAATTAAAAAATCACCAAATTTTTCAAGCTAAGTCTTTTTTTTACGATTTAAAAAGTTTTTTAGCTTTAGATTATTTAAGCCCTAAAATTCAAGAAAAATATTTATTAGAAAGCACTTTCGCCAATGCTCAGTACTTAGACTACTACCTTTGTCCTACAGACTATCATAGAGTTCATAGCCCTGTTAGCGGTGAAATTTTAGCTTATTGTTATGTGCCAGGGGCCTATTGGCCAGTAAATGCCTGCTCACGAACTAGAGTAAAAAATCTATTTTCTAAAAACGAAAGGTTAATTTTTTACATAAAAACTACAAAAGGAATGGTTAGCCTAACAATGGTGGGAGCTTTGTGTGTTGGTAAAATTTATAACAGCATTAGCGGTGATTTTGTTAATAAATCTATTTTTAAAAAAGGCAAGGCTACCCCGGTTTTTAAAGATAATGTAAGGCATTTTATTAAGCAAGGTGATGAGTTAGGAGTTTTTTATATGGGAAGCACAGTTATTTGTTTGCTAGAGCCTTCTTGCAGCTTTAAAAAGGTATTTACGCAGGGGCAACAAACAAAAATGGGAAGTGCAGCTCTACTTTAG
- a CDS encoding pilus assembly protein PilM, giving the protein MFLKKKKLVLDIGANTVKAAVFLSTSKSAKLLDYSSVSIKQAGSVANAISVAKNKLSFKFKKANVAVGGREVFIQHITVEKFPEAQWGQQLVAEAEAYVPYEAEMANINYVYLGSSINTNKNEFLLIATPKQLIAQIQQDCLEAGLRCENVEPSSISLVNGFEYNYGILQNQNIAILEFGEERSTFVGMLNGRIYFVKNIEFGLSNYDQALSRQLSLSIAEAESLRKNFCLNKEVPEGTKEIVRSLHGNLRSELETAMEFIKGVLSKEPPTNLFLTGEGIALPNLLQEISEIVPCEIINIFLNTKYDEQKIEKSRLEEINSTGVTIAGLGSNH; this is encoded by the coding sequence ATGTTTTTGAAGAAAAAAAAATTGGTTTTAGATATAGGGGCCAACACTGTAAAAGCTGCTGTTTTTTTAAGCACCAGCAAGTCTGCCAAGTTGCTAGACTATTCTAGTGTTTCTATCAAACAAGCAGGCTCTGTTGCAAACGCTATTTCTGTGGCTAAAAATAAATTATCGTTTAAATTTAAAAAGGCCAATGTTGCTGTGGGCGGGCGCGAAGTTTTTATTCAACACATTACAGTAGAAAAATTTCCTGAAGCACAGTGGGGCCAACAGTTAGTCGCAGAGGCAGAGGCTTATGTGCCTTACGAAGCAGAAATGGCAAATATTAATTATGTTTATTTAGGCTCATCCATAAATACAAATAAAAATGAATTTTTATTAATTGCAACACCTAAGCAGTTAATCGCACAAATACAACAAGACTGTTTAGAGGCAGGCTTACGGTGTGAAAATGTGGAGCCATCAAGCATATCTTTAGTTAACGGCTTTGAATATAATTACGGAATTTTGCAAAATCAAAATATTGCTATATTAGAATTTGGAGAAGAAAGAAGCACTTTTGTTGGAATGTTAAATGGAAGAATTTATTTTGTAAAAAACATCGAATTTGGTTTATCTAATTACGACCAAGCTTTGTCTAGGCAATTAAGTTTGTCTATTGCCGAAGCAGAAAGTTTAAGAAAAAATTTTTGTCTTAACAAAGAGGTGCCAGAAGGAACTAAAGAAATAGTTCGTTCCTTACACGGCAATTTGCGCTCAGAGCTAGAAACAGCAATGGAGTTTATTAAAGGGGTTTTGTCAAAAGAGCCACCTACTAATTTATTTTTAACAGGGGAAGGAATAGCTTTGCCAAATTTGTTACAAGAAATTTCAGAAATTGTTCCTTGCGAGATTATTAATATTTTTTTAAATACAAAGTATGATGAACAAAAGATAGAAAAATCAAGATTAGAAGAAATTAATTCTACAGGTGTTACCATAGCAGGATTAGGAAGTAACCACTAA
- a CDS encoding pilus assembly protein PilP codes for MKTVLLACFSISFLFASELMANNSQQRFIEAVKSLNGNLSRYNDDSTNLSPFKESELLKSKQKKGLKKFLDDPLRSANVEDYKLKGLMWKTNIPKAIVKDTLGKMHILKVGDYLGVNQGQIIHIREGEVVVLELKEGGGDDGPTYSTKVLTFSEPQLNGKEKNKQIGQGKQAEQAEQEEQEEQAEQERQAEQTGRKNR; via the coding sequence ATGAAAACCGTTTTATTAGCCTGCTTTAGTATATCGTTTTTGTTCGCAAGTGAATTAATGGCAAATAATTCGCAGCAACGCTTTATAGAAGCAGTAAAAAGTTTAAATGGAAACTTAAGTCGTTATAACGATGACTCAACAAATTTAAGCCCATTTAAAGAAAGCGAGCTTTTAAAAAGTAAACAGAAAAAAGGCTTGAAGAAATTTTTAGATGACCCGTTACGAAGTGCTAATGTAGAAGATTATAAACTTAAAGGCTTAATGTGGAAAACAAACATACCAAAGGCAATTGTTAAAGATACGCTTGGTAAAATGCATATTTTAAAAGTAGGAGATTATCTTGGGGTTAATCAAGGGCAAATTATCCACATTCGAGAGGGAGAAGTAGTAGTTTTAGAACTGAAAGAAGGCGGGGGCGATGATGGTCCGACATATAGTACCAAGGTGCTAACTTTTTCTGAACCGCAGTTGAATGGCAAAGAAAAAAACAAACAGATAGGGCAGGGAAAGCAGGCAGAACAGGCGGAACAGGAAGAACAGGAAGAACAGGCAGAGCAGGAACGGCAGGCAGAGCAGACAGGCAGAAAAAACAGATAA
- the pilQ gene encoding type IV pilus secretin PilQ, with protein sequence MLQICAKFILLGMMLFASSCSLFQKTKTRQAVSVNDLLQEDIENSSKASIGSANSFEDVDNGELSLEDDSVAEGNTSTSQDGDELSLEDDLVAEGNTSASQGNDELSLEDDFKTQEEERTTKAPVASFDAKEEENIKEHTSLKTTDLQGITYKQEGNLEIVSIKGEGKIDYVTRINKKNNQLIVQIKNAILPEKLKRPYFMKDFTGGSVVAVNSYQNSPADTANIVLQLRNGVKLKPQIINIGSMLEIRYPLRATQIAQNKNTIKGKLGSSPDQKKGTLVDFFLGGGSYYGHSISLQFEDIPVRQVVAYIATEVGANILVDDTVNGKISLKLRNIPWDQALALVLKSKGLGYIQEKGGVLRISSLENLKKEEEALVAIIKSKQSLTPLSVKVLPISFAKASELAAKLKVFLTPKRGKLSSDTRSNTLIATDVPEVLKKITLLVKNLDRAPKQVSIEAKFIEANQSFSKNLGVNWSFSGGRVDINGLQGANGPISVGLGSGGIRPVPPSSLRGLAGSVGLTLGSFKFLGDLSSILAIAEQDQVVKVISTPTVVVLDKQKASITNKGENLSISRTEQDGTITESVTRTPIKLQLDVSPQIAADGSILLDVNILREFAGGAISTGNNAKPINSRSVKSKVLIKNGDTLVIGGIFQKDTSKGNSGVPFLSKLPFFGWMFKYQSEEESKNELMVFLTPKIL encoded by the coding sequence ATGTTACAAATTTGCGCTAAATTTATATTACTAGGAATGATGTTATTTGCTTCTTCCTGTTCTTTATTTCAAAAAACTAAAACAAGGCAGGCAGTATCTGTAAATGATTTATTACAAGAAGATATAGAAAATTCTAGTAAAGCATCAATAGGTAGTGCAAATTCTTTTGAAGATGTTGATAACGGGGAATTAAGTTTAGAAGACGATTCGGTAGCTGAGGGAAATACCTCTACTTCACAAGATGGTGACGAATTAAGTTTAGAAGACGATTTGGTAGCTGAGGGAAACACTTCTGCATCACAAGGCAATGACGAGTTAAGTTTAGAAGACGATTTTAAAACGCAAGAAGAAGAACGCACAACAAAGGCCCCCGTGGCTAGCTTTGATGCCAAAGAAGAAGAAAATATTAAAGAACACACTTCTTTAAAAACAACGGATTTGCAAGGTATTACCTACAAGCAAGAAGGAAACTTAGAAATAGTATCTATCAAAGGCGAGGGAAAAATTGATTATGTCACGCGCATTAACAAAAAAAATAATCAGCTTATTGTGCAAATTAAAAATGCAATATTGCCGGAAAAACTAAAAAGACCTTATTTTATGAAAGATTTTACAGGGGGCTCTGTTGTTGCTGTAAATTCCTATCAAAATTCTCCAGCAGATACAGCTAATATTGTATTGCAGTTACGCAATGGAGTAAAATTAAAGCCGCAAATTATTAACATAGGTTCCATGTTAGAGATTCGCTATCCATTAAGGGCAACACAAATAGCACAAAACAAAAATACTATTAAAGGGAAGCTTGGCTCTTCTCCAGACCAGAAAAAAGGGACATTGGTGGATTTTTTCTTAGGGGGAGGAAGTTATTATGGACACTCTATCTCTTTACAGTTTGAAGACATACCCGTCCGACAGGTTGTTGCATATATTGCTACAGAGGTTGGAGCTAATATTTTAGTAGACGATACAGTTAATGGAAAAATTTCTTTAAAGTTAAGAAATATTCCGTGGGACCAAGCTTTAGCTTTAGTTTTAAAATCTAAAGGCTTGGGGTATATACAAGAAAAGGGAGGAGTTCTTCGTATTTCTAGTTTAGAAAATTTAAAAAAAGAAGAAGAAGCTTTAGTGGCTATTATTAAGTCAAAACAAAGCTTAACGCCATTGTCTGTAAAAGTTTTGCCAATCTCCTTTGCTAAGGCCTCTGAGTTAGCGGCTAAGCTTAAGGTATTTTTAACTCCTAAAAGAGGAAAGCTTTCTTCGGATACAAGAAGTAACACTTTGATTGCTACAGATGTTCCAGAGGTGTTGAAAAAAATTACCTTGTTAGTTAAAAATCTAGATCGTGCTCCTAAACAAGTTTCTATTGAAGCTAAATTTATTGAAGCTAACCAATCTTTTTCTAAAAACTTAGGGGTGAACTGGAGTTTTTCGGGAGGAAGGGTAGATATTAATGGCCTTCAAGGGGCAAACGGCCCTATTTCTGTGGGTTTAGGTTCGGGAGGAATTCGCCCTGTTCCGCCAAGTAGTTTGCGAGGTCTTGCAGGTTCTGTTGGTTTAACTTTAGGTAGTTTTAAATTTTTAGGAGATTTATCCAGCATTTTAGCCATCGCGGAACAAGACCAAGTAGTTAAGGTAATTTCTACTCCTACGGTGGTGGTTTTGGATAAACAAAAAGCAAGTATTACTAACAAAGGAGAAAACTTATCCATATCGCGTACCGAACAAGACGGCACGATTACAGAAAGCGTTACAAGAACACCTATCAAATTACAATTAGATGTTTCGCCACAAATTGCTGCAGACGGAAGTATTTTATTAGATGTTAATATTTTGCGCGAGTTTGCAGGCGGTGCCATCAGTACGGGAAATAACGCTAAGCCTATTAACTCTCGTTCGGTAAAATCCAAAGTGCTTATTAAAAACGGCGACACCTTGGTTATTGGAGGAATTTTTCAAAAAGACACATCTAAAGGAAATTCGGGAGTTCCTTTTTTAAGCAAGTTACCTTTTTTTGGATGGATGTTTAAATACCAATCAGAAGAAGAATCTAAAAATGAATTAATGGTATTTTTAACGCCAAAAATTTTATAA